ATCCTGAAAAGATGAAGTGATGCGTTTCTGAATCTCCTTTTCTACGCAATTCATCTCCCAAGCTTTCAAAAACTCTCCATCAGGTAGCGTATCCAAACCTTCATAACTTCCACTAATACCGACAAACCGCTCCACATAACTATACCAAAGAGCTATATCTTCATACCGAATTGGCCAGTCTACTGCAAAACCATCTCTTGCGGGACCTTCAAAATCATATTTACTCCAACGTTGGGTTTGCCTTGCCCAAATCAACGACTTTCCTCCCACTTGATAGCCTCTTACCCAGTCAAAAGGCTTTTCCTGCTCGTATGGATGCTCTTGATCTTTTACAAAAAAATGAGCGGTATCCTCTTTATAGGCGTAACACCGATTGACTACAGGGTTTTGAATTCTATTTTCCAGAGTAATCTGATTTCTATGTGGCATTTCCCAGATACTGGAAGTCATCGTGGGGTAATCTTTTAAATGCTCCACATCTCTCCCTCTTTCTAAAACCAGTGTTTTCAAACCTTTTTCACAAAGCTCTTTGGCAGCCCAGCCACCGCTAATTCCCGAACCTATGACGATTGCATCAAATTCATTTGATTTCATATTGAAAATTAATCAATGATTAGCAGCAAACCTGACCGCTAAAAGAAGTCTTAAATAAAAAAAACCTTCAATGTGCAATTGAAGGTTTCATTTATATTTTGAATTATAATTATTCGTATCGAAGTGATTCTATCGGATCCAATTTACTGGCTTTGAATGCCGGAAAATATCCAGAAAGCAATCCTACGATTATACAAATCAAGAAAGCTACAAACATCCACAACCAAGGAATCAAAAATCCTCCTACCCCAATTACTAGCGAAATCAGGTTTCCGATGGCAATTCCTAAAATCATTCCCATGATTCCTCCCAATACACAAATCATAATAGCTTCCATCAAAAATTGTTGTCGGATTCTGAGTGGAGTAGCTCCAAGTGCTTTTCTAATTCCTATTTCACGAGTTCTTTCTGTGACCGAAACAAGCATGATATTCATCAAACCGATTGAAGCTCCAAGTAGTGTGATGAATCCAATACCAAATCCTCCCATTCTCAAATATCCAGCGACTTCTTCCAAACTTTCTGCAACTGATTGGCTTTTTGTTAAATCAAATGAGTCTTCTCGGATTACTCGGTCTTGTCGGATTTTCCTCATCATACCTGTGGCTTGTCCCATATCATAATCGATCTTAGAACCATCCGAACTCAATGCAGTAATGTTGTAATTAAAATTGCCTGTTCTATCCAGTCGGCTGGCATTTTCTACAGGAATGACTACTTGTCTATCCGCTCCTTGATCTTGACCTACCCCACCTTGTTCTTCCAAAATTCCAATAATAGTATATGGTCTTCCAAAGAAGGATATTTTCTGGTTTAATGCCTCCTCATTTTCTTCAAATAAGGTGGAAACTATTTCAGTCCCTACAATACAAACGTTGTTTCCATGCTGCACTTCCATATTACTGAAGTTTCTTCCCTGCTCTACCTTCATCGCTTTAATGCTTAGGTAATTTTCATCTGCCCCTGTAATTCTTGAATTCGGATCGGTCTTCTTCGAACCCTTTTTGATTTCAGCGGATCCTGATACTCTGGTGTAAACGGTCGATAAGCCAATTGATTTATACTCTTCCTTAAAAGCCTGTGTCTCTCTATAAGTAATTTTAGGATAGGTTTTTTCTGTTACTCCTTGCTGAATTGCTCTTCCTCCAGAAAAACCCTTGTTTCTAATATCAAAAGAGTTAGCTCCCAGCCCGGAAAAACTATCAGCGATTTGAGTTTTAATTCCGTCTATTGCCGTAAGCATCCCCACAAGGGA
Above is a window of Algoriphagus machipongonensis DNA encoding:
- a CDS encoding ABC transporter permease — its product is MKLIENIRESLNSIRVNLLRTILTGAIIAIGISSLVGMLTAIDGIKTQIADSFSGLGANSFDIRNKGFSGGRAIQQGVTEKTYPKITYRETQAFKEEYKSIGLSTVYTRVSGSAEIKKGSKKTDPNSRITGADENYLSIKAMKVEQGRNFSNMEVQHGNNVCIVGTEIVSTLFEENEEALNQKISFFGRPYTIIGILEEQGGVGQDQGADRQVVIPVENASRLDRTGNFNYNITALSSDGSKIDYDMGQATGMMRKIRQDRVIREDSFDLTKSQSVAESLEEVAGYLRMGGFGIGFITLLGASIGLMNIMLVSVTERTREIGIRKALGATPLRIRQQFLMEAIMICVLGGIMGMILGIAIGNLISLVIGVGGFLIPWLWMFVAFLICIIVGLLSGYFPAFKASKLDPIESLRYE